The Solanum dulcamara chromosome 6, daSolDulc1.2, whole genome shotgun sequence genome contains the following window.
AAACTTGTTGGCATGAACTCTCTCTAAGAATATGAAGATATCTCTTTCTAGTGAATGAGACTGGAGGGAGAGATTTGTGGGGTTCAGCCCCTCcttttcttatttaattagtgCTTCAAGGAAAAAGAAAGCAGCAAATATTGAATTGCAAATTGTTGCTAGCAGCAAATATTGAATGAAAAAGTAGCACAATTTTGTCAACAAAATTGTGAATGGTGAAATGAAAATTTCACCAATAAAAGGAGCTCTTCAGCTCCTCATTCAATACAACTAAATTCACAAAAAGAATTATTTAGAGAGTTTTGAGGATTTCATAGACTATAAAAAATAGTctgtgaaaaaaaaatagagtgaGTGATATTTTAGTAATGTGGtaaatcaaaagagtgttattccttttgattGTGTGGTAGTctttttttgagtattgtactcggTACTACCCAatgtaaaatttcttactatagtgatatcagttgctcctcttgacCCGTGTTTTTTGCCTTATTTAAATgaatttccacgtaaaattcttgatgtcattattttttattttatttctattattttgatcatatatatcTTTGTGTTAATCCGCATTTTCCCAACATtaacaaatatagaaaaatgGAAGCCAGTTACCACTTACCATTCACTTCTCAAATTTCATACAAAAACATCATTACATTTACGTTCATTTAGTATTTAATCAAACAATATGAAATATTGTAAAACAAGGAATGAAATGTGAACAAAAATGCGAGTGGTTCGGCATTTTTCTAGAATAAAAAGGGATGAAGTGAGTCAGGTATTGAGTTGATTTTGGGTTGGTTGGATTCTAAttgatccaaaaaaataattaaattatatacactattaatagtataaaatagtaaattattagtagttttaattctttttacTGATGTAGCTCGTAACGGATCTACTAATTTCACTTAGGCCTCGTTTATTTGTATTAGGGTCATGATGTTTGAATATGAATAATTAAGATCTTAATATGGAAAGAATATGAATGCACTTATTTGGTGTGAATAAGTTTTAATCATTAAAATCTTAAACAAAGTCTTAATATAACTAAGAAATTTTTTTATGTGGATAATTTTCACCATCACTCTGTCCACAACCACCAACCACGCCTTTGTCATCACAATCACCATCGTCATCGCCAATCATCACTGACAACCACCACCAACTACCACCAATATCCATCGTCAACCACATATTCTTCAATCACTGTCATCAACACCGCCAACTACCAACATCAATCAATTCCACCGTCACAATCACCACTAAGAACTGCACCATCATCATATCAATATCACTAGAACACCAATCAACTCCACCATCActgtaaacaataaattttcgagccggaaaaaataaataatcaagatcggaaaattggagtaacaaagtgtaatatttgatttcaaaatatagtgcgtgttacaatctctataataatcctctgattcttcaaataatataaaatatgttgaacttgaatttgatttagagtcaagggcttgaatagcttgatcttgaatcttcttcttcaaatttggatttgaattattcgtcacgaacacttgtatggttatgacgaataataaatatgaacaagtaacttgatcttgaacttcttgatattttccttcgtttttgatcttgaacttgagcttgaatttgattacttgaactttgtagttttgtagaaaatttgtagcatttgatccacgagctctcttcctGCTTCTTGTTCTTGAGAACCCCCTCCTCTGAGAATAATGAAGACccatatttatagttgtagagagtggtatgagggtgtgatttgattggttggtttgaattgaccaatcagatttctttggtgaataactttaatttaattggtcagaacatgtcacatatacacgtaacattattctagtggctcatttaatttgacttagattgtcaGATAACTTCGATACGtagcatgattttagtggcttattttatttgacttggattgccacataattttggcacatgacatgattctaatgactcatttaatttgacttggattgtcatataactttgacacgtggtgtgattttagtggctcatttaatttgacttgaattgccacataactttgacacatggtgtgcttttagtggatcatttatttgacttggattgccacatcattggactattttcttaaatgtaatatagtccaaattaatttacgaatttaaatctaatataattttaatgtttacaaTCACAACTATCACAACCATCATTATGAGCCACTTGCACCAATCATCACCGCCATCACTAAcgaacataaatattttaatttttttatgtaatattttaattacttttttctttgaattatatacttattatgtttaaaaattaaaaactatgCATATTCAGATattgaaaaatcaaataaatgggacctaaattttcaaaatataagtAAATGATATTTAGCcatttaaatttgattttttttccaaatatggtcaaaaaaggaaaaaaacataTTGACAGGTATGATTGTACTTGCAGAGTCTCCGAATAACATGGAGATCAAACAATGACACGTTCCCTAGTTTTTAGGTATTTGACAAGTCAAATTGCGTTAAAATTGCCTATTAATTGACAGTTACTCCACTAGTAGCCccttaaaaaaacaaaacaatcaaacaaacaATAAAAAGTGGCTGTGCTATAACTACGTTCATGTATGTAAAGTTTGACAAATTTCTCCTTAGTTTCCTTGTTTATATAAATTGAGTTAGTGAATTCATTAGGGTTGCAACATAATAACAATGAGTGGGTATAGTTTCTTTCAGAGAGCCTCCAGAGCTTTCAATGACTACCCTCATCTTCCTAAACTTCTTGTGCTTTTCACTGTTAGGTATGTCAAACTATATTCTTACTTTGATAATTATGTTTATTAACATGTGCATCAATATGGTCACCTTTTTTTAGTGTCACAATCTATGGTTTCTTTCTCATTTTAGCATTTGCTTGTTTAACATTTTTTGTCTTGTTTGTGGGAttcgaaaaaaaaatattataataaatggGATTCAAAACTTGGATctaaatcaatttttgaacCCCATTTGACATGACTTACATTCAAAATAGACATAAAGTTGAGGAATTTGAATCCCTTACAAGAGAAAATTATGttgtttatatattattaaaattattttatatatatatatatatatataaagttgagGAATTTGAATCCCTTACAAGAGAAAATTATGTtagtttatatattattaaaatttatatatatatagtcgaTGTTGAACCACTTTGGCTTCTTCCtgtgttatttttttatattttgaacccCTTGTCTCCGCAGCTTATTTCCCCATAATCTTGTCAcactttgcaaataattgtttgaaGGTGTGACTGCTGTGATCATTTCTATTTTTCTGTTTAATCTTTGCGCcggatctatatatatatatacctgaATTTTCTCTAATGGAAACCTGAATAGagtggaatatatatatatatatatatgattcatgTCGTTGacactaattaatttatgattGACTAATTTTCTTTGGAATTTGCAGTGGCGGAGGGCTAGCTACTGTTTGTCACACTGCATTTGCTGATGCAGGTCAAGATGATAttattaagaagaagaaagtgGTAGTGCTTGGAACAGGATGGGCAGGAACAAGTTTTCTTAAGAATTTGAAAGACCCTTCCTATTCTGTCCAGGTCGTGTCTCCTCGCAACTATTTTGCCTTTACTCCTCTGTTACCTAGTGTTACTTGTGGCACAGTTGAAGCAAGGAGCATCGTAGAACCAATTCGTAATATTGTCAAAAAGGTTATACATATCATCCAGTATAAACATCATTGATCTAAAGTTTGTTGTTTTTCATCTTCACATCTAGTGATGCCTTGTCGCGTATTTATGATTTCTGTGTTACAGAAAAACTTCCATGTTGATTTCAAGGAAGCTGAGTGTTACAAGATTGACACAGTAAACAAGAAGGTTCACTGTAAAACAACTCAACCAAATCATTTGGGTGGTGGTATAGAAGAGTTTACTGTAGATTATGACTACTTGGTGATTGCTATGGGCGCTCGAGCAAATACTTTCAACACCCCTGGAGTTGTGGAGAATGCACACTttctaaaggtactaagtaaaTGTCTTTATTGAATTGGAGTATAGTCTCTGAAGGTACATTTGAGTCTTGTGACTCGATCTTGGTACTAGTCCATAATGATCAAAATCTCCGCTTGAGCCTAAGACACAAGCAAATTCAATGAAGCAACAACTGGTACCACAGAGATGCGGCCATAAAATAGTCTTTGAATAGTTAAAATAACTAAATTTTGGATTGTTCGATCAAGTAATGTAAACCTAATGGAATTCATGACGGTCTCAATCTTATTTTTTccgtttttctttttattgtcTGAATATTCAGGTTCTAAGACTATTCTAATGCACTTTTTCATCATGTATAAACTAAAAAACCAATACTTAAGATAAGCATGAAAATGAAAGCTTCTATAAATACAGATACACCTTATATAGTTTTTTGAAGAGCAAGCAATGATATTTCAATGCAGGAAGTCGAAGATGCACAGAGAATTCGTAGGACTGTGATAGATTGTTTCGAGAAGGCAAGCCTTCCAAGCATAAGTGAAGCCGAGAGGAAGAGAATTCTTCACTTTGTGGTTGTTGGAGGTGGTCCAGCAGGCGTGGAGTTTGCTGCAGAGCTTCACGATTTTGTGAAACAGGATCTCGCCAAGTTGTATCCTGCACTTAAACAATATGTTAGCATAACACTACTTGAGGCCGGAGATAATATACTAAACATGTATGTAACATTCTCCACATACTACTACATTATAGCTTTTGGATTTTGAACCTATGTTGCTCGGATTCTTTAAGAAGTGTGTTGGAGAAATGTGCTTTTCAATCAATTGGTGCAATTTCATATGAACTATAGCTTGTAACTTGTTTGCTTGCCCACCTATCCATGAGGATCTGCAATAAGCTgttcaaatttcattttttcagGTTTGACAAAAGAATTACGGCCTTTGCTGAGGAAAAATTTGCAAGAGATGGTATTGAGCTGAAAACTGGATCAATGGTGGTGAAAGTAAGTGATCGTGAAATATCAACCAAAGAGAGAAGCACTGGCCAAACTGTTACCATACCATATGGAATGTGTGTCTGGGCCACTGGCATTGGATCTCGCCCCGTTGTTATGGATTTCATGAAGCAAATTGGTCAGGTATGTCCAATTTAAGTGTTACTGCATTTCTTGTTGATATTTACTTGTTTCAGCACCAACTCAAGTACTTGAAATGATTCATACCAATCTGTTTTCGTTGATGGTCTGCAGACAAACAGGCGAGTCTTAGCAACGGATGAATGGCTCAGAGTTGAAGGGTGCAATGGGATTTATGCTCTAGGTGATTGCGCCACGATAAACCAACGCAGTGTCATGGTAAAGTTATACTTAATCCTTAGATTTTGATTTCTTGTACTGAATTTCAACAATTTAGCAGCATTTCTTGGAACCTGAAAAAGTGTCAACTTACAACAATTCTTATTTACTAATCCTAAAGATACTAAAGGGaatctattattattatctgtTCCACCCTCACTCTCCCTCATATTGGTACGACGTTCGAAAATCAAGACCATGAATTGATAATATCATGCTCA
Protein-coding sequences here:
- the LOC129892630 gene encoding external alternative NAD(P)H-ubiquinone oxidoreductase B3, mitochondrial-like, whose amino-acid sequence is MSGYSFFQRASRAFNDYPHLPKLLVLFTVSGGGLATVCHTAFADAGQDDIIKKKKVVVLGTGWAGTSFLKNLKDPSYSVQVVSPRNYFAFTPLLPSVTCGTVEARSIVEPIRNIVKKKNFHVDFKEAECYKIDTVNKKVHCKTTQPNHLGGGIEEFTVDYDYLVIAMGARANTFNTPGVVENAHFLKEVEDAQRIRRTVIDCFEKASLPSISEAERKRILHFVVVGGGPAGVEFAAELHDFVKQDLAKLYPALKQYVSITLLEAGDNILNMFDKRITAFAEEKFARDGIELKTGSMVVKVSDREISTKERSTGQTVTIPYGMCVWATGIGSRPVVMDFMKQIGQTNRRVLATDEWLRVEGCNGIYALGDCATINQRSVMEDIGIIFSKADKNNSGTLRVDDFKEVIQDICERYPQVDLYLKKKQLKNFNALLKNSEEDTEINIEKFKKLLAEVDSQMKNLPATAQVAAQQGSYLADCFNRFNICEANPEGPLRFRGIGRHRFHPFRYRHLGQFAPLGGEQTAAQLPGDWVSIGHSTQWLWYSVYASKLVSWRTRVLVVSDWIRRSTFGRDSSRI